From a region of the Halorubrum sp. BV1 genome:
- a CDS encoding DEAD/DEAH box helicase, which produces MTVRLTYEDGTIRVDAGAEATEPLPPLPGVEADPRSETGRAPAYRYAAIRRALAVAGVPVDDRVLDASDRAADAVGLGDGLATDYDLREYQREALDAWHEAGNRGVLELPTGAGKTVIAIRAMVDLGVPTLVVVPTVDLLDQWQRELEAEFDVPIGRFGGGEQRREAITVSTYDSAYLKAEDVGDAFEFVVFDEVHHLGGEGYRDVARLFAAPARLGLTATFERPDDAHEVVGELLGDRVYGLDVDDLAGEHLAPYDIRRIEVELTPEERQRYDERQGTFVEYVRDAGITFTSGSDYRELVKRSGNDPAAREALLAKQDARAIMMNATRKVERLGAILDRHRDDRVIVFTAHTDLVYRLSERFLLPAITAETSAAERRETLERFREGTYSRVVAANVLDEGVDVPDANVAVVLSGSGSEREFTQRLGRVLRPKDDGGRATLYEVVSAETAEERVANRRR; this is translated from the coding sequence ATGACCGTCCGGCTCACCTACGAGGACGGGACGATCCGGGTCGACGCGGGCGCGGAGGCGACCGAGCCGCTTCCCCCGCTTCCCGGCGTCGAGGCCGATCCGCGGTCAGAGACGGGCCGCGCGCCCGCGTACCGCTACGCCGCGATCCGACGCGCGCTGGCGGTGGCAGGCGTCCCCGTCGACGACCGCGTGCTCGACGCGAGCGATCGCGCCGCCGACGCGGTCGGCCTCGGCGACGGCCTCGCGACCGACTACGACCTCCGCGAGTATCAGCGCGAGGCGCTCGACGCGTGGCACGAGGCGGGCAACCGCGGCGTGCTCGAACTCCCGACCGGCGCGGGCAAGACCGTGATCGCGATCCGCGCGATGGTCGACCTCGGCGTCCCGACGCTGGTCGTGGTCCCGACTGTCGACCTCCTCGACCAGTGGCAGCGGGAGCTGGAGGCGGAGTTCGACGTGCCGATCGGCCGGTTCGGGGGCGGCGAACAGCGTCGCGAGGCGATCACGGTGTCGACGTACGACTCCGCGTACCTGAAAGCCGAGGACGTGGGCGACGCCTTCGAGTTCGTCGTCTTCGACGAGGTCCACCACCTCGGCGGCGAGGGGTACCGCGACGTTGCGCGGCTGTTCGCCGCACCCGCGCGGCTCGGGCTCACGGCGACGTTCGAGCGTCCGGACGACGCTCACGAGGTCGTCGGAGAGCTACTCGGCGACCGCGTGTACGGACTCGACGTCGACGACCTCGCCGGGGAACACCTCGCACCCTACGACATCCGTCGGATCGAAGTCGAGTTGACGCCCGAGGAACGCCAGCGCTACGACGAGAGACAGGGCACGTTCGTCGAGTACGTCCGTGACGCCGGCATCACGTTCACGAGCGGGAGCGACTATCGGGAGCTCGTCAAGCGCTCGGGCAACGACCCGGCTGCCCGCGAGGCCCTGTTAGCGAAACAGGACGCTCGCGCGATCATGATGAACGCGACGCGGAAAGTCGAGCGACTCGGGGCGATCCTCGACCGGCACCGCGACGACCGCGTGATCGTGTTCACCGCACACACCGATCTCGTCTACCGGCTCTCAGAGCGGTTCCTCCTCCCCGCGATCACCGCCGAGACGAGCGCGGCGGAGCGCCGCGAGACGCTAGAGCGGTTCCGTGAGGGGACCTACAGCCGAGTCGTCGCGGCCAACGTGCTCGACGAGGGCGTCGACGTGCCCGACGCGAACGTCGCCGTCGTCCTCTCGGGGTCGGGCAGCGAGCGGGAGTTCACCCAGCGGCTCGGGCGCGTCCTGCGGCCGAAAGACGACGGGGGGCGGGCGACGCTTTATGAGGTCGTCAGCGCGGAGACCGCAGAAGAGCGGGTGGCGAACCGGCGGCGGTAG
- the udk gene encoding uridine kinase: MTVPSFVIGIAGGTGAGKTTVARLVTRDLGDDVTRIPLDNYYEDLTHLDFEERQSVNYDHPSAFEWDLLSEHLETLLDGRPVEMPQYDFETHNRKADTVTVDPTDVIVLEGILALYDEEINELMDLRLFVETDADVRILRRIRRDVIDRGRDLEGVIEQYLSTVKPMHEQFIEPSKKHADLIIPEGANSVAVNLLEEKLRAEVGGESGSGWERGSLESALGETRSADLDGDE; the protein is encoded by the coding sequence ATGACCGTGCCTTCGTTCGTGATCGGGATCGCTGGGGGGACGGGCGCGGGCAAGACGACGGTCGCCCGGCTCGTCACCCGCGACCTCGGCGACGACGTCACCCGCATCCCGCTCGACAACTACTACGAAGACCTCACGCACCTCGATTTCGAGGAGCGCCAGTCCGTCAACTACGATCACCCCTCGGCGTTCGAGTGGGACCTCCTCAGCGAGCACCTCGAAACGCTGCTTGACGGACGCCCCGTCGAGATGCCGCAGTACGACTTCGAGACCCACAACCGGAAAGCCGACACCGTCACGGTCGATCCGACCGACGTGATCGTGCTCGAAGGGATCCTCGCGCTGTACGACGAGGAGATAAACGAGCTGATGGACCTCCGGCTGTTCGTCGAGACCGACGCCGACGTGCGTATCCTCCGGCGGATCCGACGAGACGTGATCGACCGCGGCCGCGACTTAGAGGGCGTCATCGAACAGTACCTCTCGACGGTGAAACCGATGCACGAGCAGTTCATCGAACCGTCGAAGAAACACGCCGACCTGATCATACCCGAAGGGGCGAACAGCGTCGCGGTGAACCTCTTAGAAGAGAAGCTCCGCGCGGAAGTCGGTGGCGAGTCGGGAAGCGGCTGGGAACGCGGGAGCCTCGAATCGGCGCTGGGTGAGACGCGCTCTGCGGACCTCGACGGCGACGAGTGA
- a CDS encoding cyclic nucleotide-binding/CBS domain-containing protein, whose translation MRTDTTVRDVMHREFLGASESDSLAATADLMVSEETDCLVVVRGGRPVGRLACREALGVLLDAESADSDAEGAVERTVGSAMGPPLPTVAPDDALAAVEERLVAEGVDRVVAVEEDEAVGVVTAGDVLAARPPRSGDGVRGGAFDEQPADGPRRTRTQSTNADGGTDPAVDASTTDADGSPTQGVCEACGALVPDLVTANGQAVCPECREA comes from the coding sequence ATGCGAACAGACACCACGGTTCGAGACGTGATGCACCGAGAGTTCCTCGGGGCGAGCGAGTCCGACTCGCTCGCGGCGACGGCCGACCTCATGGTCTCCGAGGAGACTGACTGTCTCGTCGTGGTCCGCGGGGGCAGACCGGTCGGTCGGCTCGCGTGCCGCGAGGCGCTCGGCGTGCTGCTCGACGCGGAGTCGGCGGATTCAGACGCGGAGGGGGCCGTAGAGCGGACCGTCGGGTCCGCGATGGGACCGCCGCTGCCGACCGTCGCGCCGGACGACGCGCTCGCGGCTGTCGAGGAGCGCCTCGTCGCCGAGGGCGTCGATCGCGTCGTGGCGGTCGAGGAGGACGAGGCGGTCGGCGTCGTCACCGCCGGCGACGTCCTCGCCGCGAGGCCGCCTCGAAGCGGCGACGGCGTGCGGGGCGGCGCGTTCGACGAGCAGCCGGCGGACGGGCCGCGTCGAACGCGGACGCAGTCTACGAACGCGGACGGCGGGACCGACCCCGCCGTGGACGCGTCGACGACCGACGCCGACGGGTCGCCGACGCAGGGCGTGTGCGAGGCCTGCGGCGCGCTCGTTCCGGACCTCGTCACCGCCAACGGACAGGCGGTCTGTCCGGAGTGTCGGGAGGCGTGA
- a CDS encoding GNAT family N-acetyltransferase, giving the protein MPESDRVRVDPATTDDVDAVTDLWVALAAGQRRYGATLRAEANRGAVREWVARAAVTEELLVARVGEEVVGFVGFELDRNGYERDRTRGTVSNLFVVPERRDEGIGTELLDAAEEALREAGADAVALEALAANDRAREFYADRGYEPHRVELTKPLAESDTHS; this is encoded by the coding sequence ATGCCCGAAAGCGATCGGGTCCGGGTCGACCCCGCGACTACCGACGACGTCGACGCGGTGACCGACCTCTGGGTCGCACTCGCCGCGGGACAGCGCCGCTACGGTGCGACACTGCGCGCGGAGGCGAACCGAGGGGCGGTCCGGGAGTGGGTCGCGCGCGCCGCGGTCACCGAAGAGTTGCTCGTCGCTCGCGTCGGGGAGGAGGTCGTCGGGTTCGTCGGCTTCGAGCTCGACCGGAACGGGTACGAGCGCGACCGAACGCGGGGGACGGTGAGTAACCTGTTCGTCGTTCCCGAGCGGCGCGACGAGGGGATCGGAACCGAACTGCTGGACGCGGCCGAGGAGGCGCTGCGCGAGGCGGGCGCGGACGCGGTCGCGCTTGAGGCGCTCGCGGCCAACGACCGCGCCCGCGAGTTCTACGCGGATCGGGGCTACGAACCGCACCGCGTCGAGCTGACGAAACCGCTCGCCGAAAGCGACACGCACTCATAG
- a CDS encoding helix-turn-helix domain-containing protein: MSDAREELSRRIAGEITLSDDPGATLRKWRTDFDVSQTELADQLDVSSSVISDYESGRRESPGIGVVRRTVDGLLDIDEQRGGGRLRQYARVLSAGFESDIVHDLREYSTAVSLEAFYDAMGATEVVRGDQDHVNGHTVINSIEAITRLSSEEFYRLYGQSTNRALVFTGVTRGESPLVAMRVVSPTPNAVILHGIEDSELWEHAADLARVDQFSLATSTKDLDACLADLQAL; encoded by the coding sequence ATGAGCGACGCACGCGAAGAGCTCTCCCGTCGGATCGCCGGCGAAATAACGCTCAGCGACGATCCCGGGGCGACGCTCCGGAAGTGGCGGACCGACTTCGACGTCTCACAGACCGAACTCGCAGACCAGCTCGACGTCTCCTCTTCCGTGATCTCCGACTACGAGAGCGGCCGCCGCGAGAGCCCCGGCATCGGCGTCGTGCGGCGCACCGTCGACGGCCTCCTCGACATCGACGAACAGCGCGGCGGCGGGCGGCTCCGCCAGTACGCTCGCGTGCTCTCGGCGGGCTTCGAGAGCGACATCGTCCACGACCTCCGCGAGTACTCGACGGCCGTGTCGCTCGAGGCGTTTTACGACGCGATGGGGGCTACGGAGGTCGTGCGCGGCGATCAAGACCACGTGAACGGCCACACGGTCATCAACTCGATCGAGGCGATAACGCGGCTGTCGAGCGAGGAGTTCTACCGGCTGTACGGCCAATCCACCAACCGCGCGCTGGTTTTCACAGGGGTCACCCGCGGCGAGTCACCGCTCGTCGCCATGCGAGTCGTGAGCCCCACGCCCAACGCGGTCATCCTTCACGGTATCGAGGACAGCGAACTCTGGGAGCACGCGGCCGACCTCGCGCGGGTCGACCAGTTCTCTCTCGCGACGTCCACGAAAGACCTCGACGCGTGTCTGGCCGACCTGCAGGCGCTTTGA
- a CDS encoding helix-turn-helix domain-containing protein translates to MVRNPPRERAPPSVDEVLDALADDAARRIVTALSEPKTASELSEECDIPLSTTYRKLEQLTEASLLEESTDIRRDGQHTTRYSVAFESVTVAVSANPDDDGDPERREFDVSFTRPERTRDERLADLWSELREET, encoded by the coding sequence ATGGTGCGGAACCCGCCGCGCGAGCGGGCTCCTCCGTCGGTCGACGAGGTGCTCGACGCGCTGGCCGACGACGCCGCGCGGCGGATCGTCACGGCACTTTCCGAGCCGAAGACCGCGAGCGAACTCTCCGAGGAGTGCGACATCCCGCTGTCGACGACCTACCGCAAGCTCGAACAGCTCACCGAGGCCTCGCTCCTCGAAGAGTCGACCGACATCCGCCGTGACGGACAACACACGACGCGGTATTCGGTGGCCTTCGAGTCCGTGACGGTCGCCGTCTCGGCGAATCCAGACGACGACGGCGACCCGGAGCGCCGCGAGTTCGACGTGTCGTTCACGCGCCCGGAGCGCACCCGAGATGAACGCCTGGCCGACCTGTGGTCGGAGCTACGCGAGGAAACATGA
- a CDS encoding TrkA family potassium uptake protein — protein sequence MDSWKRRVVGYSAFVVAVLIANAFAYRWGMRVYENDPRTLVESLRFSVEMFTTTGFGGDAPWESQQLNAYIAVMDLVGMVLLIGALPVVVTPLLQEAFSTTVPRAVDDGLTDHVVVCADTTRSDALLTEFASGSIPYVVVEPDSDRAVALYEDDHDVIRADPESTDGLQRANLTSARALVTDVSDQVDASIVLAAKEISSDIRVISVVENPDRERYHRLAGVDEVLSPRSLLGESLAAKVTTAVHTDLDEAVPIGDSLRLAEVSIHHGSGLAGTTLTNSGIGARTGVNVIGAWFNGEFEAAPTPDATLSAGTVLLVSGREDQLERLVDMSNSSTRRFGAGETVVVGYGQVGRAVTAVLTDAGIPVTVVDESDAEGVDVVGDATDPETLSAAGIEDAQTAVLALPDDTVAEFTTLVARDLAPNVEILARVEESESVPKMHRAGADYVLALATVTGRLCASRVLDDRDVLSLDTHVEVIQSAAPRLAGKTVAEADVRETTGCSVIAIERDDETITDIGPDTRFVAGDEVVVVGTDDGIRAFEQQFA from the coding sequence ATGGACTCGTGGAAGCGGCGCGTCGTCGGGTACTCCGCGTTCGTCGTTGCCGTCCTGATCGCCAACGCCTTCGCCTACCGGTGGGGGATGCGGGTGTACGAGAACGACCCGCGCACGCTCGTCGAGTCGCTTCGGTTCTCGGTCGAGATGTTCACAACGACCGGCTTCGGCGGCGACGCCCCATGGGAGAGCCAACAGCTGAACGCGTACATCGCCGTGATGGATCTGGTCGGGATGGTGCTCCTCATCGGCGCGTTGCCCGTCGTCGTGACCCCGCTCCTCCAAGAGGCGTTCTCGACGACGGTCCCCCGCGCGGTCGACGACGGCCTCACGGACCACGTCGTGGTCTGTGCCGACACCACACGGTCTGACGCGCTGCTCACTGAGTTCGCCTCGGGGTCGATCCCGTACGTCGTCGTCGAGCCCGACTCCGACCGCGCGGTGGCGCTGTACGAAGACGATCACGACGTGATCCGCGCCGACCCCGAGTCAACCGACGGGCTGCAGCGCGCGAACCTGACGAGCGCTCGGGCGCTCGTCACCGACGTGTCAGATCAGGTCGACGCGAGCATCGTGCTCGCCGCCAAGGAGATCTCGTCCGACATTCGCGTCATCAGCGTCGTCGAGAACCCCGACCGCGAGCGGTACCACCGGCTCGCCGGCGTGGACGAAGTGCTCTCCCCGCGCTCGCTACTCGGCGAGAGCCTCGCCGCGAAGGTGACGACCGCGGTGCATACAGACCTCGATGAGGCGGTCCCGATCGGGGATTCGCTTCGGCTCGCGGAGGTGTCTATCCACCACGGGAGCGGGCTCGCCGGGACGACGCTCACCAACAGCGGCATCGGCGCGCGAACCGGCGTCAACGTGATCGGAGCGTGGTTCAACGGGGAGTTCGAGGCCGCGCCGACGCCGGACGCGACGCTGTCGGCGGGGACCGTGCTCTTGGTCTCCGGACGCGAGGACCAACTCGAACGGCTCGTCGACATGAGCAACTCCTCGACCCGTCGGTTCGGTGCCGGCGAGACGGTCGTCGTCGGCTACGGACAGGTTGGGCGCGCGGTCACGGCAGTCCTGACCGACGCCGGCATTCCGGTGACGGTCGTCGACGAGAGTGACGCAGAGGGCGTCGACGTGGTCGGTGACGCGACCGATCCGGAGACGCTCTCCGCTGCCGGTATTGAGGACGCACAAACGGCCGTGCTCGCGCTTCCCGACGACACGGTGGCGGAGTTCACGACGCTCGTCGCCCGCGATCTGGCACCGAACGTCGAGATCCTCGCGCGGGTCGAAGAGAGCGAAAGCGTCCCGAAGATGCACCGCGCTGGTGCCGACTACGTGCTCGCGCTCGCGACGGTGACCGGGCGGCTGTGTGCGTCACGCGTCCTCGACGACCGTGACGTGCTCTCGCTCGACACCCATGTCGAGGTGATCCAGAGCGCGGCACCGCGGCTGGCCGGGAAGACCGTCGCCGAGGCGGACGTTCGCGAGACGACCGGGTGCAGCGTCATCGCGATCGAGCGGGACGACGAGACGATCACCGACATCGGACCCGACACGCGCTTCGTCGCCGGCGACGAGGTCGTCGTGGTCGGCACCGACGACGGGATTCGCGCGTTCGAGCAGCAGTTCGCGTGA
- a CDS encoding 30S ribosomal protein S8e produces the protein MKDQGRSTRKRTGGRLKHAANKKRHQLGREPAETTVGETRVQYIDSRGTETKVRALSTNVAQVADDGAVSEATIENVVENPSNVNYARRNIVTKGAIIETSAGRARVTSRPGQTGQVNAVLVE, from the coding sequence ATGAAAGACCAAGGACGCTCCACGCGCAAGCGCACGGGCGGACGACTCAAGCACGCCGCGAACAAGAAGCGCCACCAGCTCGGCCGCGAGCCCGCCGAGACGACCGTCGGTGAGACCCGGGTCCAGTACATCGACTCCCGCGGCACCGAGACGAAGGTCCGCGCGCTCTCGACGAACGTCGCGCAGGTCGCCGACGACGGTGCGGTCAGCGAGGCCACGATCGAAAACGTCGTCGAGAACCCCTCGAACGTCAACTACGCCCGCCGGAACATCGTCACGAAGGGCGCTATCATCGAGACGTCCGCCGGCCGCGCCCGCGTCACCTCCCGTCCCGGCCAGACCGGACAGGTCAACGCCGTCCTCGTCGAGTAG
- a CDS encoding ribonuclease HII — protein sequence MYLGVDEAGKGPVLGPMVAAAVLADPAHLPADVDDSKRLSSDRREAIDAGLAALDTVAIGVAFVEPDEIDRPDTDMNTLTVRAQARATRTALSGAVAADCDEPIRVVADAGDTSEERFARRLREFVDGDGGAGDGGTDDDGAGDGGADRTDAIPEAGAALPSVDVTAAHGADADDPVVGAASVVAKVSRDERMAAIDAEYTEYADLGSGYPSDPTTRSFLREYVADTGDVPDCARRSWATCDDLLAAAEQSALDEF from the coding sequence GTGTATCTCGGCGTCGACGAGGCCGGCAAGGGACCCGTGCTCGGACCGATGGTGGCCGCGGCGGTACTCGCGGATCCGGCGCACCTGCCGGCGGACGTGGACGACTCGAAGCGCCTCTCGTCCGACCGGCGCGAAGCGATAGACGCCGGGCTCGCGGCACTCGATACGGTCGCGATCGGCGTCGCGTTCGTCGAGCCGGACGAGATCGACCGCCCAGACACTGATATGAACACGCTCACCGTGCGCGCCCAAGCGCGAGCGACACGAACCGCCCTCTCGGGAGCCGTCGCGGCCGACTGCGACGAGCCGATCCGCGTCGTCGCCGACGCGGGCGACACCAGCGAGGAGCGGTTCGCGCGGCGGCTGCGCGAGTTCGTCGACGGGGACGGCGGTGCGGGCGACGGTGGTACAGACGACGACGGTGCGGGCGACGGCGGCGCGGACCGGACGGACGCGATCCCAGAAGCCGGTGCGGCGCTGCCGTCCGTCGATGTCACCGCCGCACACGGAGCCGACGCGGACGACCCCGTCGTCGGCGCTGCGAGCGTCGTCGCGAAGGTGTCCCGCGACGAACGAATGGCCGCGATCGATGCCGAGTACACCGAGTACGCCGACCTCGGCAGCGGCTATCCGAGCGACCCGACGACCCGGTCGTTCCTCCGCGAGTACGTGGCCGACACCGGCGACGTCCCCGACTGTGCCCGCCGGTCGTGGGCGACCTGTGACGACCTGCTCGCCGCCGCCGAGCAGTCGGCGTTAGACGAGTTCTGA
- a CDS encoding TMEM165/GDT1 family protein, which translates to MTGYAEIVVVAFAAQLAVLPGEKVQLMIAGLATRYDPKVVVAAAGSAFAGWTAVEIAFGRALQAALPPLALDAVTAVLFFAFAVLLYRSAPVRNSGFGDAERTDGGLAAFDDLSLPGSLDRYSESLGGFFPIFLLTATGEFGDKTQLVTIGLAVQYGATSAIWAGEMLAIIPVSLANAYLFSTFAGRFDMRLAHFGSALLFTFFGADTVLSMATGFSVWEAFVGTVGGLASGLF; encoded by the coding sequence ATGACGGGGTACGCGGAGATCGTCGTGGTCGCCTTCGCCGCACAGCTCGCGGTGCTTCCGGGCGAGAAGGTCCAGTTGATGATCGCCGGGCTCGCGACGCGATACGACCCGAAGGTCGTCGTCGCGGCCGCGGGGTCGGCGTTCGCTGGCTGGACCGCCGTCGAGATCGCGTTCGGTCGGGCGCTTCAGGCCGCGTTGCCACCGCTCGCGCTCGACGCGGTGACCGCGGTGCTGTTCTTTGCCTTCGCGGTCCTCCTGTATCGGTCCGCGCCCGTCCGCAACTCCGGGTTCGGGGACGCAGAGCGGACCGACGGCGGACTCGCCGCGTTCGACGACCTCTCGCTACCGGGAAGCCTCGACCGCTACTCGGAGTCGCTCGGCGGCTTCTTTCCCATCTTCCTTCTTACCGCGACCGGTGAGTTCGGCGACAAGACGCAGCTTGTCACGATCGGGCTCGCGGTGCAGTACGGCGCGACGTCGGCGATCTGGGCCGGCGAGATGCTCGCCATCATCCCGGTGAGCCTCGCGAACGCGTACCTGTTCTCGACCTTCGCCGGCCGGTTCGACATGCGACTCGCGCACTTCGGATCCGCGCTGCTCTTCACCTTCTTCGGTGCCGACACCGTGCTCTCGATGGCCACCGGATTTTCGGTCTGGGAGGCGTTCGTCGGCACGGTCGGCGGGCTCGCGTCCGGGCTGTTCTGA
- a CDS encoding metal-dependent transcriptional regulator, with protein sequence MPTDTVEDYLKAIHRIESRTGPPVSTSAIAEALGKAPATVTSMLGTLSDRGLLTREKYAGAELTPAGEVAALEVVRRHRLIEAFLSEQLGYEPSEVHDEADALEHHVSEEFTRRVERTLDYPTADPHGDPIPPADLSTPETSGTAVLASLEPGSRATVTRVSDRDRDVLEFLFDAGITPETTVDVVDVTSFGMVTVRTEDEAEHDLPEAVAERVHVARPPEAAGADDGVEAGGA encoded by the coding sequence ATGCCGACCGACACCGTCGAAGACTATCTCAAGGCGATCCACCGGATCGAGTCCCGGACGGGACCGCCCGTCTCCACCTCGGCGATCGCGGAGGCGCTCGGGAAGGCCCCGGCGACCGTCACGAGCATGCTCGGAACGCTCTCGGACCGCGGTCTCCTCACCCGCGAGAAGTACGCGGGCGCGGAACTCACGCCGGCAGGCGAGGTCGCCGCGCTCGAAGTCGTCCGCCGCCACCGGCTCATCGAGGCGTTCCTCTCCGAACAGCTGGGATACGAGCCGAGCGAGGTCCACGACGAGGCCGACGCGCTCGAACACCACGTCAGCGAGGAGTTCACCCGCCGGGTGGAGCGCACGCTCGATTACCCGACCGCTGACCCCCACGGCGATCCGATCCCGCCCGCAGACCTGTCTACGCCCGAGACGTCCGGGACCGCGGTGCTCGCCTCGCTCGAACCGGGATCGCGGGCGACGGTCACCCGGGTGAGCGACCGCGACCGAGACGTTCTGGAGTTCCTCTTCGACGCGGGCATCACACCGGAGACGACCGTCGACGTCGTCGACGTCACGTCGTTCGGGATGGTGACGGTCAGGACCGAAGACGAGGCCGAACACGACCTGCCCGAGGCGGTCGCCGAGCGCGTTCACGTCGCGCGGCCGCCGGAGGCCGCCGGAGCCGACGACGGCGTGGAGGCGGGAGGCGCATGA
- a CDS encoding preprotein translocase subunit SecD — translation MLEPVKKNWRILLLVVVVLGATVALFAPQFGPQTAPGENASEVDQGITNLQYGLDLAGGTRVRAPLLGYTATGVDFAGDDPVTAEEAVAAELDDTGARNVGTYVEDDARQIEVTDASVSEDQFRAAMDAAGYAYEDVRPGVTAETRDLAQEIIQGKINEAGLSGGSVQQVQSITGRHFMLVEVPGEGREDVVSLLQERGTVQIDIAYPTDNGTAVQEAVLIQDDFENIGTATQRERTTQSYVPVTVRNTAAGGEQSPAAVFQQAVTDRGFQSAYQTEADRCGYNSETGEIEAVNGDRNPCLLLTVDDEVVNSFGMDPDLAASMANGAWADTGSFQLTTGDFATAETISVNLRAGALPAELDISGQGTSSTISAAQGESYKNYSLVTGILAVFAVAGMVFLRYREPAVALPMIVTALAEVYALLGFAALLSYPLELAVIAGFIAVVGTGVDDLVIIADEVMSEGEVNSRTVFDSRFRRAFWVIGAAAATTIVAMSPLMVLSLGDLSGFAIFTILGVLIGVLITRPAYGDILRRLLTIR, via the coding sequence ATGCTCGAACCGGTCAAGAAGAACTGGCGCATCCTGCTCTTGGTCGTCGTCGTGCTCGGCGCGACCGTGGCGCTGTTCGCGCCCCAGTTCGGCCCGCAGACCGCGCCGGGCGAGAACGCGAGCGAGGTCGACCAGGGGATCACGAACCTCCAGTACGGGCTCGATCTGGCCGGCGGGACGCGCGTCCGCGCCCCGCTCCTCGGCTACACCGCGACCGGCGTCGACTTCGCCGGTGACGACCCCGTGACCGCCGAGGAGGCCGTCGCCGCGGAGCTCGACGACACCGGCGCTCGCAACGTCGGCACGTACGTCGAAGACGACGCGCGGCAGATCGAGGTCACGGACGCCTCCGTGAGCGAAGACCAGTTCCGCGCGGCGATGGACGCGGCGGGGTACGCGTACGAGGATGTGCGGCCGGGCGTGACCGCTGAGACGCGGGATCTCGCCCAAGAGATCATCCAAGGTAAGATCAACGAGGCGGGCCTGTCTGGCGGGAGCGTCCAGCAGGTCCAGTCGATAACCGGACGGCACTTCATGCTCGTCGAAGTGCCCGGCGAGGGTCGAGAGGACGTCGTCTCGCTTCTCCAAGAGCGAGGGACGGTCCAGATCGACATCGCCTACCCGACCGACAACGGCACCGCGGTCCAAGAAGCGGTGTTGATCCAAGACGACTTCGAGAACATCGGCACGGCCACGCAGCGGGAGAGGACGACGCAGTCGTACGTGCCGGTCACGGTCCGGAACACCGCGGCAGGCGGCGAGCAGTCGCCGGCGGCGGTGTTCCAGCAGGCGGTCACCGACCGCGGGTTCCAGTCGGCGTATCAGACGGAGGCCGACCGGTGCGGGTACAACTCGGAGACCGGCGAGATCGAGGCGGTAAACGGGGATCGGAACCCGTGTCTCCTCCTCACCGTCGACGATGAAGTCGTCAACTCCTTCGGGATGGATCCGGACCTCGCCGCCAGCATGGCGAACGGCGCGTGGGCAGACACGGGGAGCTTCCAGCTGACGACCGGCGACTTCGCGACCGCGGAGACCATCTCCGTCAACCTGCGCGCCGGTGCGCTGCCCGCCGAGTTGGACATCAGCGGACAGGGCACGTCGAGCACCATCTCGGCCGCGCAGGGTGAAAGCTACAAGAACTACTCGCTCGTGACCGGTATCCTCGCGGTGTTCGCGGTCGCGGGCATGGTGTTCCTCCGCTACCGCGAGCCCGCGGTGGCGCTCCCGATGATCGTGACGGCGCTCGCCGAGGTGTACGCGCTCCTCGGGTTCGCAGCGCTCCTGAGCTACCCGCTCGAACTCGCGGTGATAGCCGGGTTCATCGCCGTGGTCGGGACCGGCGTCGACGACCTCGTGATCATCGCAGACGAGGTGATGAGCGAGGGCGAGGTGAACTCTCGGACGGTGTTCGACTCTCGGTTCCGCCGCGCGTTCTGGGTCATCGGAGCGGCCGCCGCGACGACCATCGTCGCGATGTCGCCGCTCATGGTGCTCTCGCTCGGCGACCTCTCCGGGTTCGCGATCTTCACCATCCTCGGCGTGCTGATCGGCGTGTTGATCACCCGCCCTGCCTACGGCGACATCCTCCGTCGGCTGCTCACGATCCGGTGA